A window of the Pseudodesulfovibrio sp. JC047 genome harbors these coding sequences:
- the der gene encoding ribosome biogenesis GTPase Der, translated as MLPIVALVGRPNVGKSTLFNRLLRKSRAITHDMPGVTRDRIYGECQMGDVRFDLIDTGGMVLESEATPELSKDFEDEIFEQAQEAINEANAIIFVVDGKEGLTPLDQQAAEYVRRSGKPVFMLVNKVDGSEFEAEMTSEFHELGIDFLPVSAAHGYKLHDVRHRVKQFVVDLNLPEEEDDGIEKGLRLTMLGRPNAGKSSIINAVIGKDRLIVSDVAGTTRDSIDVTFEKRGKRYTFVDTAGVRRRANIQEHLEKISVIRALKNSKRSDVTILTIDITLGVGRQDKRLIEFLSKEKTPFIVVVNKADLVPRKETNRALEAFRNELRIIPHVPIVMTSAHKGVGVGKLLPIAEAMRQECKIRIGTGILNRSLQAVLERQQPPVVKRRRPKFFYVTQADEEIPTFVFFCNDHTLVKTSYIRYLENQFRKMLGIKTAPVNIVFRSSHDKKEWEKNRGISAMGKRGPGRERIGGAKTRRHETKYKALKSKRRRDEKEEKGKTRKKR; from the coding sequence ATGTTGCCAATCGTCGCCCTTGTGGGTCGCCCTAACGTGGGTAAATCCACTCTTTTTAATCGTCTATTGAGGAAGTCGAGGGCCATTACCCACGATATGCCCGGTGTGACGCGCGACCGTATCTATGGCGAATGCCAGATGGGTGACGTGCGTTTTGATCTGATCGATACCGGTGGTATGGTATTGGAGTCCGAAGCCACGCCCGAATTATCCAAGGATTTCGAAGATGAAATTTTTGAACAGGCGCAGGAGGCCATTAATGAGGCCAACGCCATTATTTTTGTGGTGGACGGCAAAGAGGGGCTGACGCCGCTCGATCAGCAGGCCGCAGAATATGTGCGTCGATCAGGCAAGCCGGTCTTCATGCTGGTGAATAAGGTAGACGGCAGTGAATTTGAAGCGGAGATGACGAGCGAGTTTCATGAACTTGGTATCGATTTTTTACCGGTTTCCGCTGCGCATGGGTATAAATTGCACGATGTCCGTCATCGGGTGAAACAATTTGTCGTTGATTTGAATCTTCCCGAAGAAGAGGATGACGGCATTGAGAAAGGGTTGCGTCTGACGATGCTTGGGCGACCGAATGCAGGTAAATCTTCCATTATCAATGCAGTGATCGGCAAAGATCGGCTTATTGTATCCGATGTGGCCGGAACCACTCGTGATTCCATTGACGTGACTTTCGAGAAGCGGGGCAAGCGGTATACGTTTGTAGACACTGCCGGAGTTCGCAGGCGAGCGAATATTCAGGAACATTTGGAAAAAATCAGTGTGATTCGTGCGTTGAAGAATTCCAAGCGGTCGGACGTGACGATTTTGACGATCGACATCACGCTTGGCGTGGGGCGACAGGACAAGCGACTCATCGAGTTTTTGTCCAAGGAAAAGACGCCATTTATTGTCGTGGTGAACAAGGCCGATTTGGTCCCTCGCAAAGAGACGAATCGGGCGTTGGAAGCATTCAGGAATGAACTGCGGATCATCCCGCATGTGCCCATTGTCATGACGAGCGCGCATAAGGGCGTGGGGGTCGGGAAATTGCTCCCCATTGCCGAGGCCATGCGCCAGGAATGCAAGATTCGTATTGGGACAGGAATTCTCAACCGATCGCTCCAGGCCGTGTTGGAACGCCAGCAACCGCCGGTTGTGAAACGCCGTAGACCTAAATTTTTCTATGTGACTCAAGCAGATGAAGAGATTCCAACATTTGTCTTTTTCTGTAATGACCATACTCTCGTCAAGACGTCCTACATTCGGTATTTGGAAAACCAGTTCCGTAAAATGTTGGGTATCAAGACCGCGCCTGTGAATATCGTGTTTCGGTCAAGCCATGACAAAAAGGAATGGGAAAAGAACCGTGGTATTTCCGCTATGGGCAAACGAGGCCCAGGCCGCGAACGCATCGGTGGTGCCAAGACTCGCCGTCACGAGACCAAATACAAGGCTTTGAAGAGCAAGCGTCGTCGCGATGAAAAGGAAGAAAAGGGAAAAACTCGGAAAAAAAGGTAA
- the mtnA gene encoding S-methyl-5-thioribose-1-phosphate isomerase, which translates to MTEHIQYSLEKDALVLLDQRFLPNREEWFECTTTDDICFALVVMVVRGAPAIGVTAAYGCYLAGREVQGMDGDWKTLLEAKLDQIHDARPTAVNLRWAVREMRRIWREAGDVSLETVLDIWLQRAQEIHAGDIEMCERIGQFGGALMDDGDTIMTHCNAGALATAGYGTALGVVRGAIDQGKKVSVIANETRPFLQGARLTAYELHKDGIPVKVACDNACALLMKRGLVDKVVVGADRITANGDAVNKIGTFGVAIIADRFNIPFYVAAPQYTIDTETASGDDVPIEDRDPREVTHIGDHRIPPEGVEVYNLAFDPTPNELITGIITEKGVLYPPYTESIKKLFQDYPEG; encoded by the coding sequence ATGACTGAACATATTCAATATTCACTAGAAAAAGATGCGCTTGTCCTTCTTGATCAACGATTCTTGCCTAATCGCGAAGAGTGGTTTGAATGCACGACCACGGATGACATTTGTTTTGCCTTGGTGGTCATGGTTGTTCGAGGTGCACCCGCCATCGGTGTGACTGCGGCATACGGCTGTTATCTCGCTGGTCGCGAAGTGCAGGGCATGGACGGTGACTGGAAAACGTTGCTTGAAGCCAAGCTCGATCAGATTCACGATGCTCGTCCCACTGCTGTCAATCTTCGGTGGGCGGTGCGTGAAATGCGGCGGATCTGGCGTGAAGCTGGTGACGTCTCTCTGGAAACGGTGTTGGATATCTGGCTGCAACGGGCACAGGAGATCCATGCTGGTGACATCGAGATGTGTGAACGCATCGGCCAGTTCGGTGGCGCGCTCATGGATGACGGTGATACCATTATGACCCATTGCAATGCCGGTGCGTTGGCCACTGCCGGGTACGGTACGGCTTTGGGCGTGGTGCGAGGGGCCATCGATCAGGGCAAGAAGGTCTCGGTGATTGCCAACGAAACCCGTCCGTTTTTGCAGGGGGCGCGGCTGACCGCGTATGAATTGCACAAGGATGGCATCCCCGTGAAGGTCGCGTGTGACAACGCCTGTGCATTGCTCATGAAACGTGGCCTGGTTGATAAAGTGGTCGTTGGTGCTGATCGGATCACTGCCAACGGGGACGCGGTGAACAAGATCGGGACTTTTGGTGTGGCCATTATTGCGGACCGATTCAATATCCCTTTTTATGTGGCAGCTCCGCAATATACTATCGACACCGAGACCGCGTCTGGTGACGATGTGCCCATTGAAGATCGGGACCCACGCGAAGTCACCCATATCGGCGATCATCGTATCCCTCCCGAAGGAGTTGAGGTCTACAATCTTGCCTTTGACCCTACACCGAATGAATTGATTACCGGGATTATCACGGAAAAGGGTGTGCTGTATCCGCCGTATACGGAATCAATTAAAAAACTCTTTCAGGATTATCCTGAGGGATAG
- the gatB gene encoding Asp-tRNA(Asn)/Glu-tRNA(Gln) amidotransferase subunit GatB, translated as MSRYETVIGLEVHAQLKTKTKIFCSCSTEFGKDPNENVCAVCSGMPGVLPVLNEKVAEYATKMGLAINCEINRKSVFARKNYFYPDLPKGYQISQFELPICEHGHVTIEVDGEQKRIGVTRIHMEEDAGKNIHSAADNASFVDLNRTGVPLIEIVSEPDMRSAEEAIAYLKEIRSVLLYLGICDGNMEEGSFRCDANISVRPYGQEEFGTRAELKNLNSFKHILKAINYEVERQIDLVEDGEKVVQETRLYNVDKGITQSMRGKEEAHDYRYFPDPDLVPLVLDTEWIEQWRSELPELPREKRHRFMEQYALADYDAALITQDRAVAEYYEAAVTAYGGEAKKVTNWVVGELLPFCHESESEACDVKLSPEKLAVLLKLVDDGTISVKIGKDIFVELCESGADPAEYVEAKGLVQVSDSGELEAMVDQIIADNPSEAEAFRGGKKKLMGFFMGQVMRLSKGQANPGIVTKLIQEKLS; from the coding sequence ATGTCCCGCTACGAAACAGTTATTGGCCTTGAGGTGCACGCGCAGCTCAAGACCAAGACCAAGATTTTTTGCTCCTGTTCTACCGAATTCGGTAAGGACCCCAATGAAAACGTGTGTGCAGTCTGTTCCGGTATGCCCGGCGTATTGCCCGTGCTGAATGAAAAAGTTGCAGAATATGCAACAAAAATGGGCCTGGCCATCAATTGTGAGATCAATCGCAAGTCGGTCTTTGCCCGGAAAAATTATTTTTATCCCGATCTGCCCAAAGGATATCAGATCTCCCAGTTCGAACTGCCCATCTGTGAACATGGGCATGTGACCATCGAGGTCGATGGCGAACAGAAGCGGATCGGCGTGACCCGGATTCACATGGAAGAGGACGCGGGCAAGAACATTCACTCTGCGGCAGACAATGCCAGTTTTGTGGACTTGAACCGGACCGGCGTTCCGCTTATCGAAATCGTTTCTGAACCTGATATGCGGAGTGCGGAAGAAGCTATCGCCTACCTCAAGGAAATTCGGTCCGTTCTGCTCTATCTCGGCATTTGCGATGGCAATATGGAAGAGGGGAGTTTTCGGTGTGACGCCAATATTTCCGTCCGTCCCTATGGGCAGGAGGAATTCGGCACTCGTGCGGAACTCAAGAATCTCAACTCGTTCAAGCACATTCTCAAGGCGATCAACTATGAAGTCGAGCGGCAGATCGATCTCGTGGAAGATGGCGAAAAGGTCGTGCAGGAAACTCGATTGTACAATGTGGACAAGGGCATTACCCAGTCCATGCGTGGCAAGGAAGAGGCCCATGACTATCGGTATTTCCCGGACCCGGATCTTGTCCCGCTGGTGCTCGATACCGAATGGATCGAACAGTGGCGGTCCGAGTTGCCCGAGTTACCCCGTGAAAAACGGCATCGTTTCATGGAACAGTATGCGTTGGCCGACTATGACGCTGCCCTGATTACACAGGACAGGGCTGTTGCCGAATATTACGAGGCCGCTGTCACCGCGTATGGTGGTGAGGCCAAAAAGGTCACCAACTGGGTGGTCGGTGAGTTGCTGCCGTTTTGCCATGAATCGGAGAGCGAAGCATGTGATGTCAAACTTTCGCCCGAGAAATTGGCTGTGTTGCTGAAACTGGTCGATGACGGCACCATTTCCGTCAAGATCGGGAAAGATATCTTTGTGGAACTGTGCGAGTCTGGTGCTGATCCGGCGGAATACGTTGAGGCCAAGGGGTTGGTGCAGGTGTCCGATTCCGGCGAACTGGAAGCCATGGTCGATCAGATCATTGCCGACAATCCGTCAGAGGCCGAAGCCTTCAGGGGCGGCAAAAAGAAACTCATGGGCTTTTTCATGGGGCAGGTCATGCGGCTTTCCAAAGGCCAGGCCAACCCTGGTATTGTGACCAAGCTCATTCAGGAAAAATTGTCCTGA
- a CDS encoding DUF4254 domain-containing protein, which yields MADITIDLTKETLQDAIAHQTRSVMDWHYGEPVYEGEPADDLSGVSGLRELIARQHWANFQLWHVEDRARRKDVEARVIADCKYAIDKLNQKRNDLIERVDECLIGMMASWLPGDAVEKYNTETVGAALDRLSIQSLKIYHMKEQCHRKDVDEAHLKQCTTKVDVLMRQHADLGQAILELIDEYAAGTKKPKVYFQFKMYNDPSLNPELYHNKS from the coding sequence ATGGCTGATATTACCATAGATCTTACGAAAGAGACTCTTCAGGACGCCATCGCTCACCAGACCCGGTCAGTGATGGATTGGCATTATGGCGAACCCGTCTATGAAGGCGAGCCGGCTGACGACCTGAGTGGCGTGTCCGGTTTGCGTGAACTCATAGCCCGTCAGCATTGGGCGAATTTTCAACTGTGGCATGTCGAGGACCGTGCTCGTCGTAAGGACGTGGAAGCCAGGGTCATCGCGGATTGCAAATATGCCATCGATAAGCTTAATCAGAAGCGAAATGATTTGATCGAGCGGGTTGATGAATGTCTTATCGGCATGATGGCCTCGTGGCTGCCTGGTGACGCGGTGGAAAAGTATAACACTGAGACCGTGGGCGCAGCCCTGGATCGGTTGTCTATTCAGTCGCTCAAGATTTACCACATGAAGGAACAGTGTCATCGCAAGGATGTCGATGAAGCGCATTTGAAACAATGCACAACCAAAGTGGATGTCCTGATGCGTCAACACGCGGATTTGGGACAGGCCATTTTGGAATTGATCGATGAATACGCGGCTGGCACCAAGAAGCCCAAGGTGTATTTTCAGTTCAAGATGTACAATGATCCCAGCCTGAACCCGGAACTCTATCACAACAAGTCATAA
- a CDS encoding MltA domain-containing protein, protein MRTFFGQILRIVLSVLCCAVLVSCTKNGVWFRSDSENPSGAVGSTSLEQAQEAESPEGSADAVESLHIGGLSGAGVTERLRLRMVREPETIPTCDMFFPLSTVEGAESTARIDIASQGLSSWMALEDPVQRSLEYAMNMTPDAPALVRPGMVLTWGQVVRSLEEFLDLLPHLDENPALLGQRFIWYGMTKNPVMTGYYTPEIPASLTRRPGYEFPIYGVPEDLRYGKVRGHKRFYRVEKGRVQSYYDRGDMDVRKVLNGRGLEIAWAKDPIDVFYMQVEGCGRLRLPDGSTRNLLYGAKNGYGFRSLGRILHARGLLPKGRLSKEHVKAYFDKHPERMFQLMAENRSYVFFRLQDSPPEGTIGKPLTPMVSLATDRKLLPLGSLLAFEAEIPEARNGRPVGKRIVSGIGLAQDTGTAIRGPRVDYYIGEGKAVEPIANNIKTEATVYLLISKEALING, encoded by the coding sequence ATGCGCACTTTTTTTGGACAAATCCTGCGAATTGTTCTTTCGGTATTGTGCTGTGCCGTTCTTGTTTCCTGTACCAAGAACGGTGTGTGGTTTCGTTCCGATTCCGAAAATCCGTCTGGCGCAGTGGGGTCGACGTCTTTGGAACAGGCCCAAGAAGCGGAGTCGCCCGAGGGCTCTGCGGATGCTGTCGAGTCTCTGCATATCGGCGGTCTCAGCGGAGCGGGGGTGACCGAACGCCTGCGTTTGCGTATGGTTCGGGAACCGGAAACGATCCCCACATGTGACATGTTTTTTCCGCTGTCCACCGTCGAAGGGGCTGAGAGCACAGCCCGGATCGATATAGCCAGTCAGGGACTTTCGTCGTGGATGGCGTTGGAAGACCCGGTTCAGCGGAGTCTTGAATACGCAATGAACATGACGCCGGATGCCCCGGCTTTAGTCCGGCCCGGGATGGTGCTGACGTGGGGGCAGGTGGTGCGTTCTCTTGAAGAATTCCTTGATCTCTTACCACATCTGGATGAAAATCCGGCCCTGCTTGGGCAACGATTCATTTGGTATGGAATGACGAAAAATCCGGTTATGACAGGGTATTATACCCCGGAAATTCCGGCCAGTCTGACTCGACGTCCCGGCTATGAATTTCCGATTTACGGGGTGCCCGAAGACTTGCGGTACGGCAAGGTTCGGGGACATAAACGATTTTATCGGGTGGAGAAAGGCCGGGTTCAGTCATATTATGATCGGGGTGACATGGATGTCCGTAAGGTTCTGAATGGTCGTGGGCTGGAAATCGCTTGGGCCAAAGACCCGATCGATGTTTTTTATATGCAGGTTGAAGGATGTGGTCGGCTTCGGTTGCCGGACGGCTCGACGCGAAACCTGTTGTATGGGGCCAAGAACGGGTATGGATTCAGGAGTCTTGGCCGAATTCTTCATGCGCGGGGCTTGCTGCCGAAAGGGCGGTTGTCCAAGGAGCACGTCAAAGCGTATTTTGACAAACATCCCGAACGGATGTTTCAATTGATGGCGGAAAATAGAAGTTATGTTTTTTTTCGGTTGCAGGATTCTCCACCCGAGGGAACCATTGGAAAGCCGTTGACGCCGATGGTTTCACTGGCTACAGACCGAAAGCTGTTGCCGCTCGGCAGTCTGCTTGCCTTTGAAGCGGAAATTCCCGAGGCCCGGAACGGTCGTCCGGTTGGCAAACGGATTGTGTCCGGGATCGGTCTGGCACAGGATACCGGGACTGCCATTCGCGGACCACGAGTGGATTATTACATCGGCGAAGGCAAAGCGGTGGAGCCTATTGCCAACAATATAAAAACTGAGGCCACCGTGTATCTCCTTATAAGCAAAGAAGCACTCATCAATGGCTGA
- a CDS encoding DVU0524 family FlgM-associated protein, with protein MTASSATVRNMLRTYGKQLTNAKRLARFRQTMDDGEPQKDLSRQAKRRELVERIAHEIIENLIVNSDPPPVVKAILAQLEQELGHRYFFEYSLEGGDVQIFEETYRGSQGLDEMERDEVMRRLWEITLSKVDDTML; from the coding sequence GTGACTGCGTCATCTGCCACTGTTCGAAATATGCTGCGCACCTATGGGAAGCAGCTTACGAACGCGAAGCGTCTCGCTCGCTTCAGGCAGACAATGGACGACGGAGAACCCCAAAAGGACCTCTCCAGACAGGCGAAACGCCGAGAACTCGTCGAACGCATCGCCCATGAGATCATTGAAAACCTGATCGTCAATTCCGACCCGCCCCCGGTGGTCAAGGCTATCCTTGCCCAGCTTGAGCAGGAGTTAGGACATCGGTATTTTTTCGAGTATTCGCTTGAAGGTGGCGACGTTCAGATATTTGAAGAGACGTATAGGGGATCGCAGGGGCTGGACGAGATGGAAAGAGACGAAGTCATGCGCCGATTGTGGGAAATAACACTGTCAAAGGTGGACGACACCATGCTTTGA
- the flgM gene encoding flagellar biosynthesis anti-sigma factor FlgM, whose amino-acid sequence MVIRNIAGDQNPYANKKIERPHAKDLQRTSDSARNAGDAADQVVLSSEGRLRGAALQTANETPNVRREKVDALKKQVQDGSYRPDIKKAAANLIREDLDLFV is encoded by the coding sequence ATGGTTATCAGGAACATCGCGGGAGATCAGAACCCGTATGCGAACAAAAAAATTGAACGGCCACACGCCAAAGATCTGCAACGGACATCGGATTCCGCAAGGAATGCAGGAGACGCCGCCGACCAGGTTGTGCTGTCCTCTGAAGGCCGTCTCCGTGGAGCTGCGCTACAAACAGCAAACGAAACCCCGAATGTCCGCCGCGAAAAGGTGGACGCACTCAAAAAACAGGTTCAGGACGGTTCATATCGACCGGACATAAAAAAGGCCGCCGCGAACCTTATTCGCGAAGACCTTGATCTTTTTGTCTAA
- the fliW gene encoding flagellar assembly protein FliW yields MTRLGEREVGPNGIIYFPRGLVGLESKREFALLSVKSDDSPFLLLQCVTDPGLGLLVADPYAFLDEYDVKIENGDRKVLKVENVHQLAVLVTVSIPQAKPEDTTLNLQGPIVINTENRIGLQIPQTETGYPTHFNPIKG; encoded by the coding sequence ATGACGCGACTGGGCGAGCGCGAAGTCGGCCCGAACGGTATTATTTATTTTCCTCGGGGACTCGTCGGGCTTGAAAGTAAGCGCGAATTCGCATTGTTAAGCGTCAAAAGCGATGATTCGCCTTTTCTCCTGCTGCAATGCGTCACTGATCCCGGGCTTGGGCTGCTCGTGGCCGATCCATATGCTTTTCTGGATGAATATGATGTGAAGATCGAAAATGGGGACCGAAAAGTTCTCAAGGTCGAGAATGTTCATCAGTTGGCCGTGTTGGTGACAGTCAGTATCCCACAGGCTAAACCTGAAGACACCACCCTGAATCTTCAGGGACCGATCGTCATCAATACCGAGAACCGGATAGGGCTTCAGATTCCGCAGACTGAAACAGGGTATCCCACCCATTTCAACCCGATCAAAGGCTGA
- the csrA gene encoding carbon storage regulator CsrA yields the protein MLILTRRPGESLYLGDTIKLKILSVQGKQIKIGLDVPEDMTVYREEVYLKIKEQNRQALEISQQDLLAAAALWQKKEHKK from the coding sequence ATGTTGATACTGACCCGGAGACCGGGAGAAAGCCTGTATTTGGGCGATACTATCAAGCTCAAGATCCTGAGTGTTCAGGGGAAGCAGATAAAGATCGGCCTGGATGTCCCCGAAGACATGACTGTCTATCGGGAAGAGGTGTATCTGAAGATCAAGGAACAGAACAGGCAGGCGCTGGAAATTTCCCAGCAGGACCTGCTCGCGGCGGCTGCGCTATGGCAAAAAAAAGAACACAAAAAATAA
- the flgL gene encoding flagellar hook-associated protein FlgL, with translation MRVTQQMLFDRYVFNLNSSLTELMDLNVKAQTQKRVNKPSDDPTGMTRILDHRDTLRSLEQYKENISTAKGWLTNADESLLQVSTILTRAKELAEQVATGTVDANNREQVSYEMRSLFEQLIGLANTEFEGKSIFSGHKVDAPAFKETMWLTTNDEDFGKDAEFTINGSSDTTVLVQYFDTTKATAVGDTMNLSDPNLGVRYSIDGGDTWLDDATVTAGVLNMPQSGTNVTFANDPVVKMNDPDNPATSDGTWMWIRPAVQYIGDDEDAPPQVDSMGPGSNQIGATASGSFLDSNVTVRIDNPTAATMDEEIHYSYSMDGGINWVTGNVVPADSSADETVLSVANGGILTLTNAGANELKPGQQYVIRPRSAAINLDVSFSEQVQVNSVGKDIFGGLYIDPSNAVASNGGIVPLSSMSGGRVFHGTGGSKMGLTVQGNDEASKNLFEVMGNLVAFAETNNQTGCQQALANLKNSQEHLMNAAAEIGGRENRLTVSGTILDGIKLNEDSLISSIEDVDLSELMTQLKQQQIVYEAVLRSTSMIMQLNLGKFI, from the coding sequence ATGCGCGTCACGCAACAAATGCTTTTTGACAGGTATGTCTTCAACTTGAACTCGTCACTGACCGAGTTGATGGACCTCAACGTCAAGGCTCAAACCCAAAAGCGGGTCAACAAACCCAGCGATGATCCGACCGGGATGACTCGTATTCTGGACCATCGCGATACGTTGCGTTCTCTGGAGCAATACAAAGAGAATATTTCCACGGCAAAGGGGTGGCTGACCAATGCCGACGAATCCTTGTTGCAGGTGTCCACGATTTTGACCCGTGCCAAGGAATTGGCTGAACAGGTCGCCACAGGAACGGTTGACGCCAATAACCGTGAGCAGGTCAGTTATGAAATGCGCTCCCTGTTTGAACAGTTGATCGGTTTGGCCAATACGGAATTTGAAGGCAAGTCGATTTTTTCCGGACACAAAGTGGATGCACCGGCGTTCAAGGAAACCATGTGGTTGACGACCAATGACGAGGATTTCGGTAAAGATGCCGAGTTCACGATCAACGGGTCATCCGATACCACGGTGCTTGTTCAGTATTTTGACACCACCAAGGCCACGGCAGTTGGTGACACCATGAATTTGTCGGACCCCAATCTTGGCGTTCGATATTCCATTGACGGTGGAGACACCTGGCTGGATGACGCCACGGTGACCGCTGGCGTTTTGAATATGCCACAGAGCGGTACCAATGTGACATTTGCCAATGATCCGGTGGTCAAGATGAATGATCCGGATAATCCGGCCACCTCGGATGGAACCTGGATGTGGATTCGACCCGCCGTCCAATATATCGGTGATGATGAAGACGCACCGCCTCAGGTGGATTCCATGGGACCGGGGTCGAACCAGATCGGCGCGACTGCATCCGGGTCGTTTCTTGACTCCAATGTCACGGTTCGTATCGACAATCCGACCGCTGCGACCATGGACGAGGAAATTCATTATTCCTACAGCATGGACGGCGGTATCAATTGGGTGACGGGGAATGTCGTCCCGGCAGATTCGAGTGCTGATGAAACCGTGCTCAGTGTGGCCAATGGCGGTATCTTGACCTTGACCAATGCGGGGGCCAATGAGCTGAAACCAGGACAACAGTATGTGATCCGTCCTCGGAGTGCTGCGATCAATCTGGATGTGTCCTTCAGCGAACAGGTGCAGGTCAACTCGGTGGGCAAGGATATTTTTGGCGGTTTGTATATCGACCCAAGCAATGCCGTTGCCTCCAATGGGGGAATCGTTCCACTGTCGAGCATGAGTGGAGGCCGAGTCTTTCATGGGACTGGCGGGTCAAAGATGGGTTTGACTGTCCAGGGCAATGATGAAGCGTCCAAAAATCTTTTTGAAGTCATGGGAAATCTTGTGGCCTTTGCGGAAACTAATAACCAGACCGGGTGTCAGCAGGCGTTGGCGAATCTGAAGAATTCGCAGGAACATCTCATGAATGCCGCAGCCGAGATTGGTGGACGGGAAAATCGATTGACAGTCAGCGGAACGATTCTGGATGGGATCAAGCTCAATGAAGATTCGTTGATAAGTTCCATTGAGGACGTCGATTTGTCTGAATTGATGACGCAATTGAAGCAGCAACAGATTGTGTATGAAGCTGTTTTGCGTTCGACATCCATGATTATGCAGTTGAATCTGGGCAAGTTTATCTAG